GGAGGTGCCCCAACACGAGGCTCCGGCGGATGGAATCTCTCCATGGTGTGGTGGGCATCAGCGAGGGAGGTCGATGGCGAAGCCTCTCCCCGACCGAGTCTGCTGGGCGAGGAGAGATTCCATCCGCCGGAGCCGTTAAGGCGCTACACGGCTAGCCAGGCGGTAGTGTCCGCCGGTAGCCGGCCGTCGTCGGTGAGCGGCCCGCTGGCCAGGAGCACGTCGCGGTGTTCCGGCAGGGTGACCGGCTCGGCGCTGAGGTTGACCACGCAGGCGAATCCAGGCTCGCGGCTGAAAGCGAGAACATCAGCGCCGCGATCCGCCCACGTCATCTCCGCCGACTGGAAAGCCTCGTGCTGGCGGCGCAGGCGCAGAGCCGCGCGGTAGACCTCGAGCATCGAGTTCTGATCGCCGGTTTGCGCCTCGACCGACATCTGGCCCCATCCGCTCGGCTGGGGTAGCCAGGAGCCATTGGAGCCGAAGCCGTACGACGTGCCCGCCGTGCTCCACGGCAACGGGACCCGGCAGCCGTCCCGGCCGCGCTCGGTGTGTTCCGACCGCTCCCAGACCGGATCCTGCAGAGCCTCTTCGGGAAGGTCGAGCACCTCGGGCAGGCCTAGCTCCTGGCCCTGGTAGATGTAGGCGCCGCCGGGCAGGGCCAGCATGAGCAATGCCGCGGCCCGGGCACGCTGCCGGCCGAGTTGCTCGTCGAACACCCGCTCGGCGGGGCGTTCCCGGACGGTGCCGCCCGTGGTGTCGATCCGGCCGTACCGGGTGACGACGCGTTCGACGTCGTGGTTTTCCAGCACCCACGTCGCCGGGGCGCCGACCGAGCCGAGCACGGTTATCGACTGCTCGATCGACTGTCGCAGATCCGACGCCGACCACGCTGCCTTGAGGTAGTCGAAGTTGAACGCGCTGTGCAGCTCGTCGTCGCGGAGGTAGCGGGCCAGCCGCTCGGGGGGCTCCACCCATGCTTCGGCGACGAACAGGCGCGGGGGATCGTAGGAGTCAGCCACCTCGCGCCAGCCACGATAGATCTCGTGGACGCCGTCCCGGTCGAAGAACGGGTGATCGGCGATCTTGGGAGAGTCCAGCAGATTCGACTCGTCGTACGGCAGGTCAGGCGCGTCCAGATCCTTCACCATGCCATGTGCGACGTCGATCCGGAATCCGTCGACTCCGAGGTCGAACCAGAATCGGAGCACATCGAGGAACTCGGCATGTACTTCTGGGTTGCTCCAGTCGAGGTCCGGCTGGCTGACGTCGAAGATGTGGAAGTACCACTGGCCCGGTGAACCATCGGGTTCGGTGATACGTTCCCACGCGGGGCCGCCGAACACGCTTCGCCAGTTGTTGGGCGGCTGGTCGCCGTCGGGGCCGAGGCCGTCCCGGAAGATGTAGCGCGCGCGTTCGGGTGAGCCCGGCGGCGCCTGGAGCGCGGCCTGGAACCACTCGTGCTCGGAGGAGCTGTGGTTCGGCACGATGTCGAGGATGATCTTCAGATCCAGTGCATGCGCCTCGCCGATCAGCTCTTTCGCCTGCGCGAGATCACCGAAGAGTGGATCGATGTCGCGATAGTCGGCGACGTCGTACCCGCCGTCGTTCAGCGGGGACGGATACCAAGGATTGATCCAGAGTGCGTCGATGCCGAGATCACGCAGATACGGCAGCTTCTGGCGCAGGCCGGCGATATCTCCCTCGCCGTCTGCGTTGCCGTCGGCGAACGACCGGATGTAAACCTGATAGATGGTGGCGCTGCGCCACCAGTCGGTGCGAGATGCTGTCACGAGCGGCCAGCCTATGACGGCTCGGTGATTTCGGCGAAAGCGGAGCTCGTGTGTGGTGAATCACATGCCCGCGTGGGTAAGACGATCACATGGACATGATCGAAGGGGAGATGTGATCAGATGCGAAGCGTTGAGCTGCTGAGCGACGCGTTCGACAGGATCCGAACCGGAACACATGACGTCGTCGCCGACCTGACTCCGGACCAACTGGCGGCCCGGCTGGATAATCGCGCCAACTCGATCGCCTGGCTGATCTGGCATCTCACCCGGGTGCAGGACGACCACGTGGCTGACGCCGCCGGCACCGAGCAGGCCTGGACGGCCGAGGGTTGGTCCGATCGGTTCGAGCTGCCGTTCGACCGGTCGGCCACCGGGTACGGCCACAGCAGCCGCGACGTCGCGCAGGTGCAGGTGAAGTCCGGTGAGCTGCTGGCGGAGTACTACGACGCGGTCCACGACCGGACGCTTCGGTTCCTCGAGGGCCTTCACGACCGTGACCTGGATCGCATCGTCGACGAGTCGTGGGAGCCGCCGGTGTCGCTCGGTGTGCGGCTGGTGAGCATCGTGGACGACAGCGCCCAGCACATCGGCCAGGCGGCGTTCATCCGTGGCGTTTTGCAACGGCGTAAGCAGCGCTGACGTCGGCGCTCGCCGCACCAGGTCGAGCTGGCGGCGTGTTATTCCTCGAAGGTGTTGACCAGAGAGTGAGCTGCCCGTTCGAGGTAGTCCCACAGCATCTCGTGGTACACCGGCGGTAGTTCGATCTCGTCCACGGCGACCTTCATGTGTTTCAGCCACCTGTCCCGAGCCGCCGGGTTGACCTTGAACGGCGCGTGGCGCATCCGCAGCCTGGGGTGTCCACGCTGATCCGAATACGTGGTGGGGCCGCCCCAGTACTGTTCGAGGAACATCAGCAGCCGTTCTTCGGCCGGACCGAGGTCTTGCTCAGGGTAGAGAGCCCGCAGCTCTGGATCCTCCGCCACTCCTTCGTAGAAGCGGCGCACTAGCCGCACGAAGGTGTCATGTCCGCCGATGGCTTCGTAGAAGTTGTCTACACGCGTGGTCACATCACCATTGTCGCAAGCCCGCCGTCGCCGCTGCCACAACGGAGGGGCAGGATGGGAGATGTTCGATCGTGTATGGACCCCATGTTCACTCTGGAAAGGACCCTCGTATGGCTACCACTCGTACCGCCAGCACGCGCTGGGAAGGCACTCTGTTCGAAGGCTCGGGGCGGGTGACCCTCGAGTCGTCGGGTCTGGGCACGTACGACGTGTCGTGGCCGGCCCGTGCGGAGCAGCCGGACGGCAAGACGTCCCCTGAGGAGCTCATCGCCGCCGCGCATTCGTCGTGCTTCTCGATGGCGTTGTCCAACGGCCTGGCGAAGGCTGGCACCCCGGCCACGTCGCTCGACACGAGTGCTGACGTCACGTTCCAGCCCGGTGAAGGCATCACCGGGATCAAGCTGAGCGTACGCGGCGTGGTTCCCGGTATGTCTGCTGAAGACTTCGTGGCGGCGGCCGAGGCGGCCAAGGACGGCTGCCCGGTGAGCCAGGCGCTGACCGGCACCACGATCACCGTGGACGCGGCGCTCGCCTGATAGCCGGGGCCGCGTTCAGCTCACACCTCCGGCGCCGGGGGGCGCTCGGCCTTTTGCTGTTGTTCGTCCGGCGTATCGGCCGTGGGCGTGAGTTCTTCCTCGCCGTCTGAGCCGGCGGCCGCCGGCGGCTGCTCGGTCGTGGCAGCCGCCGGGCCCGACGCTGGTGGGGCGGGCGTCAGGGGTGTCTCGTCCTGCGGGCCGCCGTCTTGGCGCAGCCACAGGGTGCGTTGCGGGAACGGAATCTCGATTCCTTCGGCATCGAAGCGTCGTTTGATCCGTTCCCGCAGTTCACGGGCTACCTTCCACTGCTCCAGTGGCCTAGTCTGGACCACCAGCCGGATGTCGACGCTGTCGGTGTTGAGCGCCTCGACGCCCCAGACCTCCGGCTCCTCGAGGATGAGATCGCTCCAGACCTCCTCGGCCGCCATCTCGTTGCTGACCTCCTCGAGCAGGCGCCGGACGACGGCCGTGTCGGAGTCGTAGGCGACACCGACGTCGATCACCGCCCGGGCCCAGTCCTGGCTCGAATTGCCGATCCGCATCACCTCGCCGTTGCGGACGTACCAGACGGTGCCGTCCACCGCACGCAGACGGGTGACCCGCAGGCTCACCGACTCGACGACGCCGGCGGCCTCGCCCATGTCGATGACGTCACCGACGCCGTACTGGTCCTCGATCAGCATCGCGATGCCGGCCAGGAAGTCCTTGACGAGGTTCTGGGCGCCGAAGCCGAGAGCAACCCCGGCGATACCCGCGGAGGCGAGCAGTGGCCCGATCGGGTAGCCCAGGATCTCCAGCGTCATGACGATCGCGACGGTGGCGACGAGCGCGGTGCTGACGCTCTTGCCCAGCGAGCCCAGCGTCTGTACGCGCTGCACCCGGCGATCCGAGTAGACGCCGGCGCCCCCGAGCACGACGCGGGCCGCGGTCTTCGAACCGAGAACCCGGGTACGCGGCTCCTTCTCGACCGAACGGTCGACCAGCCGCCTGATGAGTTTGTGTAGCAGGTAACGGATGACGAGGGCGATCAGGACGAGCGCGGCGATGTGTATGGGCCGGTCCAGCAGCACATCAGCCCACCAGTCGCTGGTGAAGCGTTCGAGGTCGTCGTTCTGGGTCTGGATGAATACAGTCATTGTGGATCAAGGCCTAGCTGGGCGGCGAGAAACCCCAGCTGATCGGTGGCGAGGTCAACGGTACGTGAGACTGCCCGGGCGCCGTGGCCGACGTTGCGCTCGGCGCGTAGCAGCACCGGGCGCTCGGCGACGTCGCTCGTCGTCGCCTGCTGGAGGGCTGCCGCCATCTTGCGGGCGTGCAGTGGATCGACGCGGGTATCGCCATCGAACACGGTGAACAGCACAGCGGGGTAGGCGGTGCCGGGTTCGACGTGATGGTACGGCGAGTACCCGAGCAGCCAGCTCAGTTCCTCCGGGTCGGCAGCGGTCCCGTACTCGTCGTTCCAGGTGGCGCCGAGCCCGAACTGCTCATACCGGACCATGTCCAGCAGCGGTGCCGAGCACACCACGGCACGGAATGAGCCGGGGTGCTGGGTCAGCGCCGCACCCACCAGCAGACCACCGTTGGATCCTCCGGAGATGCCCAGCTGCCGCGGGGTGGTCCAGCCCTGCTCGACGAGGTATCCGGCGGCGGCATGGAAGTCGTCGAACACGTTCTGCTTCTGCTCGCGCATTCCGGCGCGGTGCCACGCTTCGCCCTCCTCGGAGCCGCCGCGCAAGCCCGCCACGGCCCAGACCCCGCCGGCCTCGACCCAGGCCAGAATGCTGGCCGAGTAGGCAGGTGTGAGGGCGATGTTGAAACCGCCGTATCCGTACAACACGGTGGGGCGCGGCCTGCGTGAGGCGTCGCCGGCCGCCGGCGAGACGATGACCATCCGCACCTCGGTGCCGTCCTTCGACCGGTAGGTCACCTGCTCGGAGCGCACGTCCGGGATGTCGATCGTGCCCGGACTGGGCGCCCAGGTGGTGACGTCGCCACTGCGGGCGTCGACGTGGAGCACCAGTGACGGCGTGGTGTGATCGGTGTAGCCGAACCACGACTCGTGGCCGCCTTCTGGCCGCTCGCTGAGTCCACCGATGCTGCCGAGCCCGGGTAGTTCCAGCGTACTCTCCCGGTGACCGGTGGCCAGATCGTGCACCGTGACCTCGGAGATCGCGTGCCGGGTCCGGGACGCCAGCAACACTGGCCGCTCGAGCTCCGGGCCGTCGAGGATCGCGTAATCGTCCAGCACCGCGGAGCCGTCTTCGGGCAGGAGGTCTCGCCAGTGTTCCGGTTCAGGTGTGGCCGGGTCGGCGACGGCCAGCCGCCGACGGGGCGCATCGAGATCGGTCAGGACGTACAGGCGACCGTCCCGGCCGACGTGCAGGTGGGTGCGGGCGTCGGCGCCGACGATGACCGGCCGCAGGTCCGGTGCGGCTGGATCACCGGCGTGCAGATCGGCGATCCAGACATCGTTGCGCGGCGCGGTGCCCTGCGCGGCGGAGACGATCAGCCAGCGGCCGTCGCGGCTGACCGAGGCCCCGTAGTAGTTGGTCTTGTCCATCCCGGAGCCGAAGATCTCGACGTCGTTCGCGGTGTCGGTGCCGATCTGATGGAGGTACACCCGGCGGTGGTACTGCTCCTCGCCGTCGGGCACGGACTCCGGCGGCAGCCGCCGGACGTAGTAGAACGACTTGCCACCAGGCAGCCAGCCGATGGGGGAGTACCGCGCACGGTCGATCGGCCCGTCGATCACCTCTCCGGACACGACGTCGAGCACCCGGACCACCGATTCCTCGCGGCCGCCCTCGGAGACCTGGTACGCAAGCAGATCGCCTTCTTTGGAGGGCTGCCAGGCGTCCAAGGTGGTGGTGCCACTCGGATCGAGGGCGACGGGGTCGATGAGCACTCGTTCTTCGCCGCCCGGATCGGTGGTCAGCAACACCGCATGTTCCTGGTCTGGTGTACGGCGGGTGTGGAAGCTGCGCTCACCCCGCCAGACCGGCGCCCCTACTGTGCCGGAGCGCAGCAGCTCGCTCAGCCGTTCCCGGAAGTGGTCACGCGTGGTCCAACGGTCGCGATGTGCGTTGAACAGCGCGTCCTGTGCCTCACCCCAGACGGTGGTCTCCGGGGCGTCCGGGTTTTCGAGGGCGCGGAACGGATCGGGCACCGTGACGCCGTGCAGGACGTCGGCGTCGTGGCCCTCTGGAGCGGGTGGGTACTGCGACGATGAGTTCGAGGTAACGGAATCCACCCGCCCGACTCTATGAGATACACGCCTCGGCTTCCGCTACCCGGAGTATGTACCTGTCGGCGACCGGTACCGGAACCTCGACGGTGTGCGCCGTGTTCGCGGGGATACGAACCCGCTTGAACCCCACGAGTTCGCGCCGGCGGGGGACGACGAGTCCATCGCGCCGGTAGGCGAATACCTGGAGCACGTCCGCCGCATCTTCGGCCCCGGCATTCTCGAGCCGCACGCGCAGGTGTACCGGCGGGCCGGTGTTGCCGGCCGGTGCCTCCTCGGTGACGGCCGTGCCGATGGTGACAGCGGCCGGGGCCCGCCCGCCGTGTCCGAATGGGCGCAGTACGGGATCCGGGGAGTCGGTATAGACGGCGCCGGGCGGATGCCGGTCGTCGTGGCGTACCGGGACGGCACCACCCGCGGCAGGCAGCGTCATCGGCAGCCGGCCAGGGATGGGACGCTCCGCGGTGAGCGCGTCGATGACTGCGTCGGCGCCGTACGGACCGGGATATCCCGCCCAGACGGTGGCATCGGCGTTGTCGAGCACACCGGTCAGAACGTGCGGACGACCCGCGACGACGACGGCGACGATGGGCGCGGTGGTGGCGGCGCGCACCTGGGCGAGCAGCTCGTCCTGGTCCCCGGGTAGTCGGAGGTCCGCGAGGTCCACACCTTCCCCCGAGGTGGCCCGGGCGCGGCCCGAGTCCGCGGTCAAGTCAGCGGCTCCGACGTTGGTGAACGCGTCGCTGTACTCGCGGTGGCTGGTCCCGCCCAGCACAGCGATGACGAGGTCGGCTTCCGCCGCGATGGCGGCGAGCCCGGAGCGCGGCGTCGGTATGGCGTCGAGTCGCGTCGTGGGCGGCAGGCGGTCACGGAGGGCATCGACGACGCTTCGGGCCTCACCAGCTGGCAGCGGTGGAACGTAGTCACCGAGTAGCGCGGTGGCCTCGCCCGCGTGCGGGCCGATGACGAGCACGCGGCGTGGCCGGGCGAGGTCGATCGGCAGGAGGCCGTCCGCGTCGTCCAGGAGGACCAGCGACTGCCGGGCGAGCGCGGCGGAGCATTCGCGAGTCCGTGCCCGAAGGGCAGTCAACCGTTCCCGGCCGCGTGTCGCGGAGGCGGGAGCAGCGGCCCTCGGAAGGAGACCCAGCAGCTGTTTCACATGCAGGACTCGCCGGCACGCCTGATCGATGGCGTCGCGCACGCCGGCGTCGGCAGCGGCGATCTCATCCAGCAAGGTGTAGGCCTCGTCCCAGAGCGACAGGTCGACACCACCGAACAGCGCGAGGCGCGCGGCCGCGCGGGCCGATCCGGCGACTTCTTCCAGGCGATCGATCGCGTGGCCGTCGGCCATGACCAGTCCGTCGAACCCCCACTCGTCCCGCAGCAGGTCCCGCAGCAGGCCGGGGTTCGCGCAGCACGGCACCCCGTCGATGTCGTTGTACGCCGCCATGATGCCGACCGCGCCCGCCCGCACGCCGGCCTCCGCCGGAGGTAGATGGATCTCGCGTAACTCACGCGGTCCGATCGCGGCGGATTGGCCGTTGCGCCCGCCGATGGCCTCACCCTGCGCGGCGAAGTGTTTGAGTACGACGCCGACGCCGTCCGCGCCCAGCCGGGCCCGCTGCGGACCCTGCATCCCGCGTACGATCGCCTCGGCCATCCGGGCGGCCAGTAGTGGTGATTCTCCGAGGCACTCTTCGCAACGTCCCCAGCGCGGATCGCGGAGCACGTCCAGAGCCGAGACGAGAGCGATGTCCACGCCGCTGCTGGCGAGTTCCGCGGCGACGGCGGCCGAGGCTTCTTCGACCAGGTCGGGGTCCCATGTCGCCGCTAGGTTGAGTGGCACCGGCAGGATCGTGCCGCCGAGCGCCTGATGCCCGTGTGGTGCCTCCTCGACGATCAGCGGCGCGATGCCTCGTGTGCTGCCCCGGCGTACCGCGCCGACGACGAGCTCGGCGACCTCGGCGCGCTCGTCGGGATGGATGCCGTCCGCCCAGGATCGGCCCGACCACGGGTCGGCGCGGAACAGTCCGTAGAGTGCACCGAGGCCATCCCAGCGTTCCAGCTCGGTGTGGAACGTGGCGGTGAGCCGCCACCGGCCACTCCGCTTCTCAACACACTGCCAGCCGAACAGGCGCTGGTTGAGCTGGCCGACCTTCTCGCGCAGCGACATCCGCGCGAGCAGGTCGTCGACGCTCATGACTCGCTCACCGGCGCGTAGACACTCTGACCGCCGGGCGCGGGCTGGACCACCGACAGCACGCCGCGCCCGGCCAGCGTGGTCGGGTCGGAGGCGTGCCGCGACGTCACCAGCGCCGGCCGGTCACCTGAGCGAGCGAGCTCCATCCATCGAGTGAAGACGCCGCCGCCCGGTGCGAGGTCGCCGCGCCGCAGCGGCACGTCGTTTTCGTCCACGGGTATCTCGACGGCTACCGACCGCGCGGGGACGGGGGCGCGCCGCGCCGCGAACTCGGCGGCGACCGAGGCGAACCGGTGGCCGATCGGCTTGGGTTTGCCATCCTCGTCGAAGAGCCCGAGGGTGTGCTCGAGTTCGGGGAAGTCGGCGAGGCTGCGGGAGACGTCGTGCGAACACCACCACGTCACGCCCCAGAGATGGGCGGTGTCGGCGGCATGCCGGACAGTGTGCTCGCAGAAATCAGCCGCCTGGTGTTCCTCCAGGCAGTTGAGCGGAGCGCCGATCTCCTGTAGCCAGATCGGCCGGTCGGGTTGGACGGCGAAGGCGCGAGACAGCTCGATCAGGTATTCCGCGTGCCGGAGGCTTTCCTGGGACATGCCGCCGTAGTGCTGGGCGGTGCCATTGAAGATCCAGGAGTGGATCGCCGTCATGTCGCCCATGCGGCTGGCGTGGGTGGGGAGAAACGGGTGGCCGTCCAGGTACCAGGCGGCGTCGTATTCGGCATGCAGCCGGGCGACGGGAGACCCGGGTGGGACCGCATCCAGCAGCGCCCCGAGCCAGGCCGTGACGTCCTCAGGCTGTGCCGCCATCGGGGAGGGGTGTGGCTGGTCGGCGAACTGGTTGAGTTCGTTGCCCATGGTCAAGGCGAAGAACCCGGGAGCGCCGGTCAGTGCCTCGTGGAGCGCCTCGACCAGGCGGGCTTGGGCTTCCACGGCGTCGGTGTCGGTGAACATGCTGCGGCGGTGCCACGTCGACATCCAGCTGGGCAGGAAGTCGAAGCTGGACAGATGCCCCTGGATGACGTCCACCGCGGAACTCAGCCCGGCCCGGCCGGCGAGTTCGACGGTGGTGCGGACGTCGTCGAGCGCCTGTTCCCGGATGAGTGCCCGGTTCGGTTGCAGCAGCGGCCAGAGCGGAAAAATCCGCACATGGTCCAGTCCGAGCGCGGCGATCGCATCGAAGTCCCGCCGGACGTCGTCCCACGAAGGCTCCAGCCACGAGTAGAACCAGCCGGTGGACGGCGTGTAATTGACACCGAAACGCAGAGAACTCACCCCTTGATACCTCCGCTCTCCAAGCCCCGGAAGAAGAAGCGCTGGAGAGCGACGAAGAAAATGACGATGGGAACGAGCGCGATGATCGTCCCCGCGGCGACGAGGCGCGGATCGTCGACGAACGTGCCCCGAAGATGGTTGAGCCCGACGGTCAGCGTGTAGTTCTGCTGGTCGGACAGGACGATGAGCGGCCAGAGGAAGTCGTTCCATGCCCCCATGAAGGAGAAGATCACGACGACACTCATCATGCCCTTGACCTGTGGCAGGCAGACCCGCAGGAAACGCTGCCAGGCGTTGGCGCCGTCGATGACGGAGGCTTCCTCTAGTTCCCGCG
This sequence is a window from Phytoactinopolyspora mesophila. Protein-coding genes within it:
- a CDS encoding alpha-amylase family glycosyl hydrolase encodes the protein MTASRTDWWRSATIYQVYIRSFADGNADGEGDIAGLRQKLPYLRDLGIDALWINPWYPSPLNDGGYDVADYRDIDPLFGDLAQAKELIGEAHALDLKIILDIVPNHSSSEHEWFQAALQAPPGSPERARYIFRDGLGPDGDQPPNNWRSVFGGPAWERITEPDGSPGQWYFHIFDVSQPDLDWSNPEVHAEFLDVLRFWFDLGVDGFRIDVAHGMVKDLDAPDLPYDESNLLDSPKIADHPFFDRDGVHEIYRGWREVADSYDPPRLFVAEAWVEPPERLARYLRDDELHSAFNFDYLKAAWSASDLRQSIEQSITVLGSVGAPATWVLENHDVERVVTRYGRIDTTGGTVRERPAERVFDEQLGRQRARAAALLMLALPGGAYIYQGQELGLPEVLDLPEEALQDPVWERSEHTERGRDGCRVPLPWSTAGTSYGFGSNGSWLPQPSGWGQMSVEAQTGDQNSMLEVYRAALRLRRQHEAFQSAEMTWADRGADVLAFSREPGFACVVNLSAEPVTLPEHRDVLLASGPLTDDGRLPADTTAWLAV
- a CDS encoding mycothiol transferase is translated as MRSVELLSDAFDRIRTGTHDVVADLTPDQLAARLDNRANSIAWLIWHLTRVQDDHVADAAGTEQAWTAEGWSDRFELPFDRSATGYGHSSRDVAQVQVKSGELLAEYYDAVHDRTLRFLEGLHDRDLDRIVDESWEPPVSLGVRLVSIVDDSAQHIGQAAFIRGVLQRRKQR
- a CDS encoding globin, encoding MTTRVDNFYEAIGGHDTFVRLVRRFYEGVAEDPELRALYPEQDLGPAEERLLMFLEQYWGGPTTYSDQRGHPRLRMRHAPFKVNPAARDRWLKHMKVAVDEIELPPVYHEMLWDYLERAAHSLVNTFEE
- a CDS encoding OsmC family protein, producing the protein MATTRTASTRWEGTLFEGSGRVTLESSGLGTYDVSWPARAEQPDGKTSPEELIAAAHSSCFSMALSNGLAKAGTPATSLDTSADVTFQPGEGITGIKLSVRGVVPGMSAEDFVAAAEAAKDGCPVSQALTGTTITVDAALA
- a CDS encoding mechanosensitive ion channel family protein, with product MTVFIQTQNDDLERFTSDWWADVLLDRPIHIAALVLIALVIRYLLHKLIRRLVDRSVEKEPRTRVLGSKTAARVVLGGAGVYSDRRVQRVQTLGSLGKSVSTALVATVAIVMTLEILGYPIGPLLASAGIAGVALGFGAQNLVKDFLAGIAMLIEDQYGVGDVIDMGEAAGVVESVSLRVTRLRAVDGTVWYVRNGEVMRIGNSSQDWARAVIDVGVAYDSDTAVVRRLLEEVSNEMAAEEVWSDLILEEPEVWGVEALNTDSVDIRLVVQTRPLEQWKVARELRERIKRRFDAEGIEIPFPQRTLWLRQDGGPQDETPLTPAPPASGPAAATTEQPPAAAGSDGEEELTPTADTPDEQQQKAERPPAPEV
- a CDS encoding prolyl oligopeptidase family serine peptidase, coding for MDSVTSNSSSQYPPAPEGHDADVLHGVTVPDPFRALENPDAPETTVWGEAQDALFNAHRDRWTTRDHFRERLSELLRSGTVGAPVWRGERSFHTRRTPDQEHAVLLTTDPGGEERVLIDPVALDPSGTTTLDAWQPSKEGDLLAYQVSEGGREESVVRVLDVVSGEVIDGPIDRARYSPIGWLPGGKSFYYVRRLPPESVPDGEEQYHRRVYLHQIGTDTANDVEIFGSGMDKTNYYGASVSRDGRWLIVSAAQGTAPRNDVWIADLHAGDPAAPDLRPVIVGADARTHLHVGRDGRLYVLTDLDAPRRRLAVADPATPEPEHWRDLLPEDGSAVLDDYAILDGPELERPVLLASRTRHAISEVTVHDLATGHRESTLELPGLGSIGGLSERPEGGHESWFGYTDHTTPSLVLHVDARSGDVTTWAPSPGTIDIPDVRSEQVTYRSKDGTEVRMVIVSPAAGDASRRPRPTVLYGYGGFNIALTPAYSASILAWVEAGGVWAVAGLRGGSEEGEAWHRAGMREQKQNVFDDFHAAAGYLVEQGWTTPRQLGISGGSNGGLLVGAALTQHPGSFRAVVCSAPLLDMVRYEQFGLGATWNDEYGTAADPEELSWLLGYSPYHHVEPGTAYPAVLFTVFDGDTRVDPLHARKMAAALQQATTSDVAERPVLLRAERNVGHGARAVSRTVDLATDQLGFLAAQLGLDPQ
- a CDS encoding glycoside hydrolase family 3 N-terminal domain-containing protein, whose protein sequence is MSVDDLLARMSLREKVGQLNQRLFGWQCVEKRSGRWRLTATFHTELERWDGLGALYGLFRADPWSGRSWADGIHPDERAEVAELVVGAVRRGSTRGIAPLIVEEAPHGHQALGGTILPVPLNLAATWDPDLVEEASAAVAAELASSGVDIALVSALDVLRDPRWGRCEECLGESPLLAARMAEAIVRGMQGPQRARLGADGVGVVLKHFAAQGEAIGGRNGQSAAIGPRELREIHLPPAEAGVRAGAVGIMAAYNDIDGVPCCANPGLLRDLLRDEWGFDGLVMADGHAIDRLEEVAGSARAAARLALFGGVDLSLWDEAYTLLDEIAAADAGVRDAIDQACRRVLHVKQLLGLLPRAAAPASATRGRERLTALRARTRECSAALARQSLVLLDDADGLLPIDLARPRRVLVIGPHAGEATALLGDYVPPLPAGEARSVVDALRDRLPPTTRLDAIPTPRSGLAAIAAEADLVIAVLGGTSHREYSDAFTNVGAADLTADSGRARATSGEGVDLADLRLPGDQDELLAQVRAATTAPIVAVVVAGRPHVLTGVLDNADATVWAGYPGPYGADAVIDALTAERPIPGRLPMTLPAAGGAVPVRHDDRHPPGAVYTDSPDPVLRPFGHGGRAPAAVTIGTAVTEEAPAGNTGPPVHLRVRLENAGAEDAADVLQVFAYRRDGLVVPRRRELVGFKRVRIPANTAHTVEVPVPVADRYILRVAEAEACIS
- a CDS encoding glycosyl hydrolase → MRFGVNYTPSTGWFYSWLEPSWDDVRRDFDAIAALGLDHVRIFPLWPLLQPNRALIREQALDDVRTTVELAGRAGLSSAVDVIQGHLSSFDFLPSWMSTWHRRSMFTDTDAVEAQARLVEALHEALTGAPGFFALTMGNELNQFADQPHPSPMAAQPEDVTAWLGALLDAVPPGSPVARLHAEYDAAWYLDGHPFLPTHASRMGDMTAIHSWIFNGTAQHYGGMSQESLRHAEYLIELSRAFAVQPDRPIWLQEIGAPLNCLEEHQAADFCEHTVRHAADTAHLWGVTWWCSHDVSRSLADFPELEHTLGLFDEDGKPKPIGHRFASVAAEFAARRAPVPARSVAVEIPVDENDVPLRRGDLAPGGGVFTRWMELARSGDRPALVTSRHASDPTTLAGRGVLSVVQPAPGGQSVYAPVSES